A single genomic interval of Agromyces cerinus harbors:
- a CDS encoding TetR/AcrR family transcriptional regulator, whose translation MKPGPRRSVSQVDIVDAAFEILEQKGFAAVSVRGVAAALGLTPTAIYTYFPSKNALLRAMVEELLSSLDLAAAADPGVAWRERVHALAAALRARIAEHTGAMVLVTSGPLDGRHALGLNETLIAGFMAEGMSQDDAARAAYAVRAHVLGVAALDAAERVDEVETAADTSTAGALWSDAASHPLTEATAHLMADGAEPSAFAWGLDRLLDGLLAT comes from the coding sequence ATGAAACCCGGACCGAGGCGCAGCGTCAGCCAGGTCGACATCGTCGATGCGGCGTTCGAGATCCTCGAGCAGAAGGGCTTCGCCGCCGTCTCCGTGCGCGGCGTCGCCGCGGCACTCGGCCTCACGCCCACGGCGATCTACACCTACTTCCCGTCGAAGAACGCGCTGCTGCGCGCGATGGTCGAGGAGCTCCTGTCGAGCCTCGACCTGGCCGCGGCCGCCGATCCCGGCGTCGCCTGGCGCGAACGCGTGCACGCGCTCGCCGCGGCCCTGCGTGCGCGCATCGCCGAGCACACCGGCGCCATGGTGCTCGTCACGAGCGGCCCGCTCGACGGGCGCCACGCGCTCGGCCTCAACGAAACCCTCATCGCCGGCTTCATGGCCGAGGGGATGTCGCAGGACGACGCCGCTCGTGCCGCCTACGCCGTACGTGCCCACGTGCTCGGCGTCGCCGCCCTCGACGCCGCCGAGCGGGTCGACGAGGTCGAGACCGCCGCCGACACGTCGACGGCCGGCGCGCTGTGGTCGGATGCCGCGAGCCACCCGCTCACCGAGGCGACCGCGCACCTCATGGCAGACGGCGCCGAGCCCTCGGCGTTCGCGTGGGGCCTCGACCGTCTGCTCGACGGACTCCTCGCCACCTGA
- a CDS encoding putative quinol monooxygenase, giving the protein MTVTNGSARVELVAEFTARPGCEEEVERLLLAFTGEVRQEPGCLDFTPHRVEAPSVGRPGVAEPVAAGSRFIVSEVYRDSEAFAAHLAARHGAAFNSALAPLIEEPASMLTFLRSIA; this is encoded by the coding sequence ATGACGGTGACGAATGGCTCGGCTCGGGTCGAACTCGTGGCTGAGTTCACTGCCAGGCCGGGGTGCGAGGAGGAGGTGGAACGCCTTCTCCTCGCCTTCACGGGCGAGGTGCGCCAGGAGCCGGGATGCCTCGACTTCACGCCGCATCGGGTCGAGGCGCCCTCGGTCGGCAGGCCGGGGGTTGCCGAGCCGGTCGCGGCGGGCAGCCGCTTCATCGTCAGCGAGGTCTACCGCGACAGCGAGGCGTTCGCAGCGCATCTCGCCGCTCGGCACGGTGCAGCGTTCAACTCGGCGCTCGCTCCGCTCATCGAGGAGCCGGCATCGATGCTGACCTTCCTCAGGTCGATCGCCTGA
- a CDS encoding ATP-binding cassette domain-containing protein, with translation MTTATDAAGQAPAAGPAETRTPILRARRLVKTFGRVVGLDGVSLELYPGEVLAIIGDNGAGKSTLIKCLTGAEIPDEGEIFLDEKPVHFKRPQDARAAGIETVYQNLAVSPALDVAANLFLGREERKRGILGSVFRVVDQKGMREKARNELRALGISTLQDVTVPVENLSGGQRQAVAVARAAAFGSKVVVLDEPTAALGVRESNQVLELIRNLRDRGIPVILISHNMPHVFDVADRIHIQRLGKRAATITPQTHSMTDAVAIMTGAARE, from the coding sequence ATGACCACCGCAACGGATGCCGCGGGCCAGGCGCCCGCCGCCGGCCCCGCAGAGACCCGCACCCCGATCCTGCGCGCACGCCGGCTCGTCAAGACCTTCGGCCGGGTCGTCGGACTCGACGGGGTGAGCCTCGAGCTCTACCCGGGCGAGGTGCTGGCCATCATCGGCGACAACGGCGCCGGCAAGTCGACGCTCATCAAATGCCTCACGGGCGCCGAGATCCCCGACGAGGGCGAGATCTTCCTCGACGAGAAGCCGGTGCACTTCAAGCGCCCGCAGGATGCGCGTGCCGCGGGCATCGAGACGGTCTACCAGAACCTCGCGGTCTCGCCCGCGCTCGACGTGGCCGCGAACCTGTTCCTCGGGCGCGAGGAGCGCAAGCGCGGCATCCTCGGCTCGGTCTTCCGCGTCGTCGACCAGAAGGGCATGCGCGAGAAGGCGCGCAACGAACTGCGCGCGCTCGGCATCTCGACGCTGCAGGACGTGACCGTGCCGGTCGAGAACCTCTCGGGCGGACAGCGTCAGGCTGTCGCGGTCGCGCGTGCCGCGGCCTTCGGGTCGAAGGTGGTCGTGCTCGACGAGCCGACCGCAGCGCTCGGCGTGCGGGAGTCGAACCAGGTGCTCGAGCTCATCAGGAACCTGCGCGATCGCGGAATCCCGGTCATCCTCATCTCGCACAACATGCCGCACGTGTTCGACGTGGCCGACCGCATCCACATCCAGCGCCTCGGCAAGCGTGCGGCGACGATCACGCCGCAGACGCACTCGATGACCGACGCGGTCGCGATCATGACCGGCGCAGCACGCGAATGA
- a CDS encoding ABC transporter permease, with translation MTQQTTEPPTSALDLAEEFLDRTTPLSRVRNILHRYPAVSPAIVLVLAVIVFGLLNDRFLNPANLSLITQQVAVVGTLAVAQTLIILTAGIDLSVGAVMVLSSMVMAQTSVQLGLPGVLALFLGLVVGLAAGAFNGFLVTRLKLPPFIVTLGTLSIFVALTLLYSGGATVRGAEMPELLTSMGATFNIGGVNFTVGVLMMLLLYVVVALILGKTAWGRHVYAVGDDPEAARLAGISVNRVLMSVYLAAGAILALGAWIQIGRTNAASPNAGAELNLDSITAVVIGGTSLFGGRGTVWGTLLGALIVGVFRNGLSLAGLDVLWQTFAVGVLIIVAVSVDQWIRKVRK, from the coding sequence GTGACCCAGCAGACCACCGAGCCGCCGACGTCGGCGCTCGACCTGGCCGAGGAGTTCCTCGACCGCACGACGCCACTCAGCCGCGTCCGCAACATCCTGCACCGCTACCCGGCCGTGAGCCCGGCGATCGTGCTCGTGCTCGCCGTCATCGTCTTCGGCCTGCTCAACGACCGCTTCCTGAACCCCGCGAACCTCTCGCTCATCACGCAGCAGGTCGCCGTGGTCGGAACACTCGCCGTCGCCCAGACCCTCATCATCCTCACCGCAGGCATCGACCTCTCGGTCGGCGCGGTCATGGTGCTGAGCTCGATGGTGATGGCGCAGACGAGCGTGCAGCTCGGCCTCCCGGGGGTGCTCGCCCTCTTCCTGGGCCTCGTCGTCGGACTCGCGGCCGGCGCGTTCAACGGCTTCCTCGTCACCCGTCTGAAGCTGCCCCCGTTCATCGTGACCCTCGGCACGCTCAGCATCTTCGTCGCGCTCACCCTGCTGTACTCGGGGGGCGCCACCGTCCGCGGTGCGGAGATGCCCGAACTGCTCACCTCGATGGGCGCCACCTTCAACATCGGCGGCGTGAACTTCACGGTCGGTGTGCTGATGATGCTGCTGCTCTACGTGGTGGTCGCCCTGATCCTCGGGAAGACGGCCTGGGGCCGACACGTCTACGCGGTCGGCGACGACCCCGAGGCCGCGCGCCTCGCCGGCATCAGCGTCAACCGGGTGCTCATGAGCGTCTACCTCGCGGCGGGCGCGATCCTCGCGCTCGGCGCCTGGATCCAGATCGGTCGCACGAACGCGGCGTCGCCCAACGCGGGCGCAGAACTCAACCTCGACTCGATCACCGCCGTCGTCATCGGCGGCACGAGCCTCTTCGGCGGTCGCGGCACCGTGTGGGGCACCCTCCTCGGTGCGCTCATCGTCGGCGTGTTCCGCAACGGCCTGTCACTCGCCGGGCTCGACGTGCTCTGGCAGACCTTCGCCGTCGGCGTGCTCATCATCGTCGCCGTCTCGGTCGACCAGTGGATTCGAAAGGTACGCAAATGA